In a genomic window of Roseiflexus castenholzii DSM 13941:
- a CDS encoding helix-turn-helix transcriptional regulator has translation MVTPQREQGETRRQILLLLRQKGPMTAAELSKELGIGAVGVRQHLALLERDGLVQTGGVRRAIGRPSHLYALTDAAEALFPKAYDHLLIDALEFVRAQGGEDAIERLFEARRKRLYVEYSPRLEGRSLPERVAELATILNEHGYMCEWRRLPDGAIELIEHNCPIDCVARSYPQACTHERALYEDLLRAPVERQQTIAADGRCCRFRIADEA, from the coding sequence ATGGTGACTCCCCAACGCGAGCAGGGTGAAACGCGCCGGCAAATCCTGCTGCTGTTGCGGCAGAAAGGTCCAATGACTGCCGCCGAACTGAGTAAGGAACTTGGCATTGGCGCGGTTGGTGTGCGTCAGCACCTGGCGCTGCTCGAACGCGACGGGCTGGTGCAAACCGGCGGCGTGCGGCGCGCAATCGGTCGGCCCAGTCATCTGTATGCGCTGACCGACGCGGCTGAGGCGCTCTTTCCAAAAGCCTACGACCATCTGCTGATCGATGCGCTGGAGTTCGTCCGGGCGCAAGGTGGAGAAGACGCTATCGAGCGACTGTTCGAAGCGCGGCGAAAGCGCCTGTATGTGGAATATTCGCCGCGCCTGGAAGGGCGGTCGTTGCCGGAGCGGGTGGCGGAGTTGGCGACGATCCTGAACGAGCATGGCTATATGTGCGAGTGGCGTCGCCTGCCGGACGGAGCGATCGAACTGATCGAGCACAATTGCCCGATTGATTGCGTGGCACGCTCGTACCCGCAAGCCTGTACCCACGAACGCGCCCTGTACGAAGATTTGCTCCGCGCGCCGGTCGAGCGGCAGCAAACCATCGCCGCCGATGGTCGTTGCTGTCG
- a CDS encoding SDR family NAD(P)-dependent oxidoreductase, translated as MESLAGQVVVITGASGGFGALIARRCVAAGARVALAARTMTALERLVETSGGPTRAIAVATDVANPDDVARLARTTLDHFGHVDVLVNNAGFGIFDRLADARLEDVRAMMEVNVFGALACTQAFLPHMLARRSGQIVMMASMAGLVAAPNMGGYTATKHALVGLSRTLMLELEGTGVRCAMICPGVAETGFQHRAGAEKYPRIARLSTCTADQVADATLRAIARRTHGEIVVPWYGRLLALISYPLPGATRAVMRLIG; from the coding sequence ATGGAATCGCTCGCAGGTCAGGTCGTCGTCATTACCGGGGCATCAGGCGGGTTCGGCGCGTTGATCGCCCGGCGTTGCGTCGCCGCAGGAGCGCGCGTGGCGCTGGCAGCGCGCACGATGACCGCACTCGAGCGCCTGGTAGAGACGTCTGGCGGTCCCACCCGCGCCATCGCCGTCGCCACCGATGTCGCCAATCCCGATGATGTTGCGCGCCTGGCGCGCACCACGCTCGACCATTTCGGTCACGTCGATGTGCTGGTGAACAATGCGGGCTTTGGCATCTTCGACCGGCTGGCGGACGCGCGCCTGGAAGACGTTCGGGCGATGATGGAGGTGAATGTCTTCGGCGCGCTGGCGTGTACGCAGGCATTTCTACCGCACATGCTCGCCCGGCGCAGTGGTCAGATTGTGATGATGGCGTCGATGGCGGGGCTGGTGGCGGCGCCGAATATGGGGGGCTATACGGCGACCAAGCACGCGCTCGTCGGTCTCAGCCGCACCCTGATGCTCGAACTCGAAGGCACAGGCGTGCGTTGCGCCATGATCTGCCCCGGCGTCGCCGAAACCGGGTTTCAGCACCGCGCCGGCGCCGAGAAGTACCCGCGCATTGCCCGCCTCTCAACATGCACTGCCGATCAGGTCGCCGATGCGACGCTGCGCGCAATCGCGCGGCGCACGCATGGCGAAATCGTGGTGCCCTGGTATGGACGGTTGCTCGCGCTGATCAGTTATCCGCTGCCCGGCGCCACCCGCGCCGTGATGCGGCTCATTGGATAA
- a CDS encoding pyridoxal phosphate-dependent aminotransferase codes for MTRPRIARRMDRVPASGIRRFFDIAAQMPDVISLGVGEPDFVTPAPIRAAGIRSLEEGRTGYTSNSGLLELRTALSDHLYARYGVRYDPETELLITVGVSEALQIAALATLNPGDEVIIPEPCFVAYPAAVIFADAEPVFVPTTVEHSFQVDPERIATAITPRTRALLLGYPNNPTGAVMPRERLTAIAELAERHDLLVFSDEIYDRLVYGVQHTCFAALPGARERTILLGGFSKAYAMTGWRLGWMAAPSDIVAAVRKVHQYAIMSAPTVAQYAGIEALRNGEPFIADMVAEYDRRRRVIVAGLNAIGLPTFEPQGAFYVFPQVAHLGMSSEVFAERLLREQQVAVIPGDTFGPSGAGFVRACYAASMEKIEAALDRIEHFVRAWT; via the coding sequence ATGACCCGCCCACGCATTGCCCGGCGCATGGATCGCGTCCCGGCGTCTGGTATTCGCCGCTTTTTCGACATCGCTGCTCAGATGCCCGACGTGATTTCGCTTGGCGTCGGCGAACCCGACTTTGTCACTCCAGCGCCGATCCGCGCCGCCGGCATCCGCTCGCTCGAAGAGGGGCGCACCGGCTACACCTCCAATTCTGGGTTGCTAGAGTTGCGCACTGCGCTCTCCGATCATCTGTATGCGCGCTATGGCGTGCGCTACGATCCGGAAACCGAACTTCTCATCACGGTCGGCGTCAGCGAGGCGTTGCAGATTGCCGCTCTCGCCACGCTGAACCCCGGCGATGAGGTCATTATTCCTGAACCCTGTTTTGTCGCCTACCCGGCCGCCGTTATCTTCGCCGATGCCGAGCCGGTGTTTGTGCCAACCACAGTCGAGCATTCTTTCCAGGTCGATCCAGAGCGGATCGCCACCGCTATCACGCCCCGCACCCGCGCTCTTTTGCTGGGCTATCCCAACAATCCGACCGGCGCAGTCATGCCGCGCGAGCGCCTGACCGCCATCGCCGAACTCGCCGAACGCCACGATCTGCTGGTATTCTCCGACGAAATTTACGACCGCCTGGTCTATGGCGTGCAGCATACCTGCTTCGCGGCGCTGCCAGGCGCGCGCGAGCGCACCATCCTGCTCGGCGGCTTCTCAAAGGCGTATGCTATGACCGGCTGGCGTCTCGGCTGGATGGCGGCGCCGTCGGACATCGTCGCGGCGGTGCGCAAAGTCCACCAATATGCTATTATGTCTGCGCCGACGGTGGCGCAGTACGCCGGGATCGAGGCGCTGCGCAACGGTGAACCGTTCATTGCCGACATGGTCGCTGAGTACGACCGTCGCCGCCGGGTGATTGTTGCCGGGCTGAACGCGATTGGTCTGCCGACATTCGAACCGCAGGGGGCGTTCTACGTTTTTCCACAGGTGGCGCACCTCGGTATGAGCAGCGAGGTCTTTGCCGAACGGCTGCTGCGCGAGCAGCAGGTCGCCGTCATACCCGGCGACACGTTCGGTCCGAGCGGCGCGGGGTTTGTGCGCGCCTGCTATGCGGCATCAATGGAGAAGATCGAGGCTGCGCTCGACCGTATCGAGCATTTTGTGCGTGCATGGACGTAA
- a CDS encoding glycosyltransferase family 2 protein: MLLSVIIPCYNESATLRAILEKVRAVDLDKEIIAVDDHSSDDTYRILCEEAARDPSMTVIRHPHNRGKGAAVRSGLARARGEIVIVQDADLEYDPNDYYELVKPIAQGRVNVVFGSRFLGRHTGMYFWNALGNKGLTFLTNFLFNCWISDMETCYKAMRTEIMRDLKLESNDFRIEPEITAKVLKRGHRIYEVPVSYLGRTYEEGKKMKPSQGFYAILALLRYRLWE; encoded by the coding sequence ATGCTGCTCTCTGTCATTATTCCGTGCTACAACGAATCGGCGACGCTGCGCGCCATTCTGGAGAAGGTGCGCGCCGTCGATCTTGACAAGGAAATTATCGCTGTTGACGATCATTCCAGTGACGATACGTATCGCATTCTGTGCGAGGAAGCCGCGCGTGATCCGTCGATGACGGTCATTCGCCATCCGCACAATCGCGGCAAGGGCGCTGCCGTGCGCAGCGGTCTGGCGCGCGCCCGCGGCGAGATTGTCATTGTTCAGGACGCCGACCTGGAGTATGACCCGAACGACTACTACGAATTGGTGAAGCCGATTGCACAGGGGCGCGTCAATGTGGTGTTTGGCTCGCGGTTCCTGGGGCGTCATACCGGTATGTACTTCTGGAACGCCCTTGGAAACAAGGGGTTGACGTTCCTGACCAATTTTCTGTTCAACTGCTGGATTTCGGACATGGAAACCTGCTATAAAGCCATGCGCACCGAGATCATGCGCGACCTGAAACTGGAGAGCAACGACTTCCGCATTGAGCCGGAGATCACCGCCAAGGTGCTGAAGCGTGGACATCGCATTTATGAAGTTCCGGTCTCATATTTGGGGCGCACCTACGAAGAAGGTAAAAAAATGAAGCCCAGCCAGGGCTTTTATGCGATCCTTGCGCTGCTGCGCTATCGGTTGTGGGAGTGA
- the aroQ gene encoding type II 3-dehydroquinate dehydratase, whose product MKILVIHGPNLNMLGRREPEVYGSVTLDEINAILQERAAAVGVTLLTVQSNHEGALIDFLQAEGWDADGIIINPGALTHYGLALRDALAMLKAPIIEVHLSNVYRREPFRHTSVIAPVATGQIAGLGWRGYLLAIEWLLGTRGQGPGTRDQALGTRD is encoded by the coding sequence ATGAAGATTCTCGTGATCCACGGACCGAACCTGAACATGCTCGGTCGGCGCGAGCCGGAGGTGTATGGCAGCGTCACACTCGATGAAATCAACGCAATCTTGCAGGAGCGCGCGGCGGCGGTCGGCGTCACCCTTCTCACCGTGCAATCGAACCATGAAGGGGCGCTGATCGATTTCCTTCAGGCGGAAGGATGGGACGCCGATGGGATTATCATCAATCCGGGCGCGTTGACGCACTACGGGCTGGCGTTGCGCGATGCGTTGGCGATGCTCAAGGCGCCGATCATCGAAGTGCACCTGTCGAATGTCTATCGGCGCGAACCGTTCCGCCACACCTCGGTGATCGCGCCGGTCGCCACCGGGCAGATCGCGGGCCTGGGATGGCGCGGGTATTTGCTTGCCATCGAATGGTTGTTAGGGACTAGGGGCCAGGGACCAGGCACTAGGGACCAGGCACTAGGCACTAGGGACTAG